CTCGTCTCGTTCACCGAAGACATCACCCAGCGGCTGGAGACGCGCGGGCAGCTGGAGGCGTACTCGCGCGAGCTGGAGCGCAGCAACCGCGAGCTGCAGGACTTTGCGTACGTGGCCAGCCACGACCTGCAGGAGCCGCTGCGGAAGATCCAGGCGTTCGGCGACCGGCTGCAGAGCCAGTACGCCGCCGGACTGGGCGAGGAAGGGGCCGACTACCTGCGCCGCATGCAGGCCGCCGCCATGCGCATGCGCAGCCTGATCCAGGACCTGCTGGCCTTTGCCCGCGTCACCTCGCAGGCCCGCCCCTTCGCCCCCGTGCCGCTGGAACAGGTCGCGCACGAGGTGGCGGGCGACCTGCAGGCCCGCATTGACGAAACGGGCGCACGGGTGGAGATCGGGGCGCTCCCCCAGGTGGAGGCGGACGCATCGCAGATGCGGCAGCTGCTCCAGAACCTGATCGCCAACGCCCTCAAGTTCCACCGCGACGGGGTGGCGCCGGTCGTGCGGATCACCGCCGCGCCGGCGGAGGGGGGAATGACGGCGATCCGCGTGCGGGACAACGGCATCGGCTTCGACGAGCGCTACCTGGACCGCATCTTCACCCCGTTCGAGCGGCTGCACGGCCGCCGCGAGTACGAGGGCACCGGGATCGGCCTGGCCATCTGCCGCAAGATCGCCGAGCGGCACGGCGGCGGCATCACGGCGCACAGCACGCCCGGCGAGGGAGCCACCTTCGTGGTCACCCTTCCGGTTTCCCATTCAGCGCAGACGGGGGTGCGATGACCGCACGCAACGATTCCATCGTGATCCTGATGGCGGACGACGACGAAGACGACCGCCTGCTGGCCCGCGACGCGCTGGCGCAGTCCGCCCTGGCGGCAGACCTCCGCTTCGTGAACGACGGCGTGGAACTGCTGCAGTACCTGCGGCGCGAACCGCCCTTTGCCGATCCCGCGGCGGCGCCGCGGCCGGGGGTGATCCTGCTGGACCTCAACATGCCGCGCATGGACGGGCGCGAGGCGCTGCAGGCGCTCAAGGCCGACCCCGAACTGCGCCGCATTCCCGTCGTCATCATGACCACCAGCGAGGCGGAGGAGGACATCGTGCGCAGCTACGACCTGGGCGCGGCGTCGTTCATCACCAAGCCCATGACCTACGCGGGGCTGGTGGAGGTGATGCGCGGGTTCGGCACGTACTGGATCGAGGTCGTGGGGCTGCCCAGCGATGACTAACCTCATCGTGGACCCGCCCATCCGCGTGCTGCTGGTGGAGGACGACGAGGACGACTACCTGCTCACCCGCGGCCTGCTGCGCGACGTGGAGGGGGCCGCCTTTCAGCTGGAGTGGGCGCAGACCTACGCGGCGGGGCTGCAGGCCGTGCGCGGCGGCGAGTTCGACGTCGTTCTGCTGGACTACCGGCTGGGCGCGCAGACCGGGCTGGACTTTCTGGGCCGCCTGCCGGTGGACGAGGCCACGCCCCCCGTCATCCTCCTCACCGGCCAGGGCGACCGCGAAACGGACCTGGTGGCCATGCGCGCCGGGGCGGCGGACTACCTGGCCAAGGCCGGGCTGAACGCCACCATGCTGGAGCGCTCCATCCGCTACGCCGTGGAGCGGCACCGCGCGGTGATGGCCCAGCACGACGCCGAGCGCCGCTACCAGCTGCTGCTGGAATCGGTGGGCGCCATCGTGTGGCAGG
The genomic region above belongs to Longimicrobium terrae and contains:
- a CDS encoding response regulator gives rise to the protein MTARNDSIVILMADDDEDDRLLARDALAQSALAADLRFVNDGVELLQYLRREPPFADPAAAPRPGVILLDLNMPRMDGREALQALKADPELRRIPVVIMTTSEAEEDIVRSYDLGAASFITKPMTYAGLVEVMRGFGTYWIEVVGLPSDD